The Methylosinus sp. PW1 genome has a segment encoding these proteins:
- a CDS encoding MbtH family protein, translating to MDDAQINPFDDERLSFVVLVNARAQFSLWPDFSADPKGWRRVFGPGTRLQCMQYVDDHWIDMRPRAEAG from the coding sequence ATGGATGACGCGCAGATCAATCCTTTCGACGACGAGCGGCTGAGCTTCGTCGTTCTCGTCAACGCACGCGCGCAATTCAGCCTGTGGCCGGATTTCTCCGCCGATCCGAAAGGATGGCGCCGTGTCTTCGGTCCGGGAACGCGCCTGCAATGCATGCAATATGTCGACGATCATTGGATCGACATGCGCCCGCGCGCAGAGGCCGGCTGA
- a CDS encoding PepSY domain-containing protein, with translation MRGEILRLYKSVHTWTGIATGMLLFVCFYAGALTIFAEPLSHWASPPIGGSISTEDADRLVEKTLAARPEAAKDFTLRLATANEPARLTWRKSRSDDVVWSATLGADGELRIERSNAFGVGAFVDMIHRTAGLPLDRETGTTVMGVVSAIYAVALVSGLILVLPSIAKDFLALRLTANLKRMWLDAHNLVGVASFPFHLVIALTAVVFGLHEPIYDALDHVVYDGRLPIIMRSTGPLGGAKRDEQKAPMKPVAELAAAVESVSPQFSPNSLHYRDADTRGALVRVVGEDQRFLSRGGGFAVVRGATGELVNVDYLPEKQSGWTAAVSPFFALHFGSYGGEPVRWAYFFLGLAGAFLFYSGNLLWIESRRRTARRHGEQVVQTTASRLMAAASIGVCLGCVCALSFAIVSTKWLYGHVEDVEAWRHWVYHAVFFGAVAFAFLRGAARAGVELAYLAAVGALSLPLTSAVALAAPGLGPWAAADPISAGVDIVALCAALCFGALARVTARRVELGPIDSVWSTRRRQEPAPGAAIPVSSNRCAVAVGAGEGDDIHG, from the coding sequence ATGCGCGGCGAGATTTTGCGGCTCTACAAGAGCGTTCACACATGGACCGGCATCGCGACCGGCATGCTGCTCTTCGTCTGCTTCTACGCCGGCGCGCTCACCATCTTCGCGGAGCCGCTCTCCCATTGGGCTTCGCCTCCGATCGGCGGCTCCATTTCGACCGAGGACGCCGATCGCCTCGTCGAGAAGACATTGGCGGCGCGGCCCGAGGCGGCCAAAGACTTCACGCTCCGGCTCGCGACGGCGAACGAGCCGGCCCGCTTGACTTGGCGCAAGAGCCGCAGCGACGATGTCGTCTGGTCGGCGACGCTCGGCGCGGACGGCGAATTGCGCATCGAGCGCTCGAACGCTTTTGGCGTCGGCGCCTTTGTGGACATGATCCATCGCACCGCCGGCCTTCCTCTCGATCGCGAGACCGGAACGACAGTGATGGGCGTTGTGAGCGCCATCTACGCCGTCGCGCTCGTCTCCGGCCTCATCCTGGTTCTGCCCTCCATCGCCAAGGATTTTCTGGCGCTGCGACTCACCGCGAATTTGAAGCGAATGTGGCTCGATGCGCATAATCTCGTCGGCGTCGCGAGCTTCCCCTTCCATCTCGTCATCGCGTTGACGGCGGTCGTGTTCGGCCTGCACGAGCCGATCTATGACGCTTTGGATCATGTCGTCTATGACGGCAGGCTGCCGATAATCATGCGCTCGACCGGCCCTTTGGGAGGCGCAAAGCGCGACGAGCAGAAGGCGCCGATGAAGCCGGTCGCGGAATTGGCCGCAGCCGTCGAATCCGTCTCGCCGCAGTTCTCGCCGAACAGCCTGCATTATCGCGACGCGGATACGCGTGGCGCGCTCGTGCGCGTCGTCGGAGAGGATCAGCGCTTTCTGTCGCGCGGCGGCGGCTTCGCCGTCGTGCGTGGCGCGACCGGAGAACTCGTCAATGTCGATTACCTCCCGGAGAAGCAGAGCGGCTGGACCGCCGCCGTGTCGCCTTTCTTCGCGCTGCATTTCGGCAGCTATGGCGGCGAGCCCGTGCGCTGGGCCTATTTCTTTCTCGGTCTCGCCGGCGCCTTCCTGTTCTATTCCGGCAATCTCTTGTGGATCGAATCGCGTCGGCGGACCGCGCGCCGCCATGGGGAGCAGGTCGTGCAGACGACGGCCTCGCGCCTCATGGCGGCGGCGTCGATCGGCGTGTGCCTCGGATGCGTCTGCGCGCTCTCCTTCGCCATCGTCTCCACCAAATGGCTCTATGGCCATGTCGAGGACGTCGAGGCGTGGCGACATTGGGTCTATCACGCTGTCTTCTTCGGCGCTGTCGCCTTTGCGTTTCTGCGCGGCGCGGCGCGCGCTGGAGTCGAGCTGGCCTATCTCGCGGCGGTCGGCGCTCTCTCGCTTCCCCTCACCAGCGCGGTCGCTCTGGCGGCGCCCGGCCTCGGGCCGTGGGCGGCGGCCGATCCGATCAGCGCCGGCGTCGATATCGTGGCTTTGTGCGCAGCGCTCTGCTTTGGGGCTCTGGCGCGGGTGACGGCGCGCCGCGTCGAGCTGGGGCCGATCGACAGCGTCTGGTCGACGCGCCGACGGCAGGAGCCGGCCCCAGGCGCCGCAATTCCGGTTTCTTCGAACAGATGCGCCGTTGCGGTCGGCGCTGGTGAAGGAGACGACATCCATGGATGA
- a CDS encoding TonB-dependent siderophore receptor, whose product MLSAAALLLLGVEGSAHAEPGVTSLPAVAVDAPKEKPRPVVRQSAVAAHVGRARARAATTPAQRRAPSPSVGATPSAAPVLFQAPSQAELGNLPKEYAGGQAARGARLGMLGNRDFLDAPFNVTSYTSKLIENQQARTLSDVLENDPSVRFTVSSGQVRENFRIRGFSVLVSETALNGLYGVAPDGRVPTEFLERVEVLKGPAALLSGMAPYGAVGGSINLVTKQAGDTPVTSVTGDYTSNSQFGTHIDVGRRFGQDNAFGVRFNGAYRGGDTTLDYQSRERGLEALALDYRGEKLRIALDAYFNQEIARGGVPMMASFTGTGVAAAPDSSNNIFRGLSGRMNNSGAMGRVEYDLADNVTLFASAGAIDARFNGLTNSTVATNVNVLGRYSGTSVDLRGYTDTISFQGGLRADFRTFDIGHRLSLSAANLESKTGSAVQRSSAYVSSIYFPVTPLIARDPGEAPKSTDTTLSSIALADTLSAFDDRAQLILGLRAQRVQTKSYNTTTGAETNYYDESAVTPAFGLIIKPLPISMSLYANYIEGLTQGDRVTDTAAANYNQIFPPYKSRQIETGVKWDAGTIANTLSFYEIEKPSLIKSGNVYNSDGRQKNQGIEWNVFGEIVEGVRILGGAAYTIGVLTKTANGQLDGKTAYGTPKWQVNLGGEWDTPFVPGLTLEGRVVYTSAQFVNSANTQKIPEWARLDAGLRYSTQLLDKKVTFRANANNLLDHNYWAGSYFADGIVILSSPRTVLLSATVDF is encoded by the coding sequence ATGCTGAGCGCCGCCGCGCTTCTGCTTCTCGGCGTCGAGGGCTCCGCGCATGCGGAGCCGGGCGTCACGTCATTGCCCGCCGTCGCAGTCGATGCGCCCAAAGAGAAGCCGCGGCCGGTCGTTCGCCAGAGCGCGGTCGCCGCGCATGTCGGGCGAGCGCGAGCACGTGCTGCGACGACGCCCGCGCAGAGGCGCGCGCCTTCGCCGTCCGTCGGCGCGACGCCATCTGCGGCGCCCGTGCTGTTTCAGGCTCCATCGCAAGCCGAGCTCGGCAATCTGCCGAAGGAATATGCCGGTGGTCAGGCGGCGCGTGGCGCGCGCCTCGGCATGCTCGGCAATCGCGATTTTCTCGACGCGCCCTTCAATGTGACGAGCTACACCTCGAAGCTCATCGAGAACCAGCAGGCGCGCACGCTCTCCGACGTGCTCGAGAATGATCCTTCCGTGCGCTTCACCGTGTCTTCCGGTCAGGTCCGCGAGAATTTCCGCATTCGTGGATTTTCCGTTCTCGTCAGCGAGACGGCGCTCAACGGACTCTATGGCGTCGCGCCGGACGGCCGCGTGCCGACCGAGTTTCTGGAGCGAGTCGAGGTGCTGAAGGGACCGGCTGCGCTGTTGAGCGGCATGGCTCCCTATGGCGCCGTCGGCGGATCGATCAATCTCGTCACCAAGCAGGCCGGCGACACGCCCGTGACGAGCGTCACCGGCGATTATACGTCGAACTCGCAATTCGGAACGCATATCGACGTCGGCCGCCGTTTCGGTCAGGACAACGCCTTCGGCGTTCGCTTCAATGGCGCCTATCGCGGCGGCGACACGACGCTCGACTACCAATCGCGCGAACGTGGGCTCGAGGCGCTCGCGCTCGACTATCGCGGCGAGAAGCTGCGCATCGCGCTCGACGCCTATTTCAACCAGGAGATCGCGCGCGGCGGCGTGCCGATGATGGCGAGCTTCACCGGAACCGGCGTCGCCGCCGCGCCGGATTCCAGCAATAATATTTTCCGCGGTCTCTCCGGCCGAATGAACAACTCCGGCGCCATGGGGCGCGTGGAATATGATCTCGCCGACAATGTCACTCTGTTCGCGAGCGCGGGCGCGATCGATGCGCGCTTCAACGGGCTGACGAACTCGACCGTCGCGACCAATGTCAATGTGCTCGGACGCTACAGCGGTACCTCCGTTGATCTGCGCGGCTATACCGACACGATTTCGTTTCAAGGCGGCTTGCGCGCCGACTTCCGAACCTTCGATATCGGCCATCGGTTGTCCTTGAGCGCGGCCAATCTCGAATCGAAGACCGGCTCGGCCGTTCAGCGTAGCTCGGCCTATGTGTCGAGCATCTACTTCCCCGTCACGCCGCTCATCGCGCGCGATCCGGGAGAAGCGCCGAAATCGACCGATACCACGCTCTCGAGCATCGCCCTCGCTGACACGCTCTCCGCCTTCGACGATCGGGCGCAGCTCATTCTCGGCCTCCGCGCGCAGCGTGTTCAGACCAAGAGCTACAATACGACGACGGGCGCCGAGACGAATTATTACGACGAGAGCGCGGTGACGCCCGCTTTCGGCCTCATCATCAAGCCTCTGCCGATATCCATGTCGCTCTATGCCAATTACATCGAGGGTCTGACCCAGGGCGACCGCGTCACCGACACGGCGGCGGCGAATTATAATCAGATATTTCCGCCCTATAAATCGCGGCAGATCGAGACGGGCGTCAAATGGGACGCCGGAACGATCGCCAACACGCTGAGCTTCTACGAGATCGAGAAGCCGAGCCTCATCAAGAGCGGCAATGTCTACAATTCGGACGGACGCCAGAAAAACCAAGGCATAGAGTGGAATGTGTTCGGCGAGATCGTCGAAGGCGTGCGTATTCTCGGCGGCGCGGCCTATACGATCGGCGTGCTCACCAAGACGGCGAATGGCCAGCTCGACGGCAAGACCGCCTATGGCACGCCGAAATGGCAGGTCAATCTCGGCGGCGAATGGGATACGCCTTTCGTTCCGGGGCTGACGCTCGAGGGGCGCGTCGTCTATACGAGCGCGCAATTCGTCAACTCCGCCAACACGCAGAAAATACCGGAATGGGCGCGGCTCGACGCGGGCCTGCGCTATTCGACGCAGCTCCTCGACAAGAAAGTCACCTTCCGCGCCAATGCGAATAATCTGCTCGATCATAATTATTGGGCGGGATCCTATTTCGCGGACGGCATCGTCATTTTGAGCTCGCCGCGAACGGTTCTCTTATCCGCGACCGTCGACTTCTGA
- a CDS encoding antitoxin Xre/MbcA/ParS toxin-binding domain-containing protein translates to MSLARYADDGIFAPRKIADMLRTSSEEIARTAGLGKDAVQRAGRLRSDKTQRRLREMVEILNKVEPRFGSALLAYAWYRSEPLAGFSGFTAMQLVKSGRADEVLDYIDAVDAGVHA, encoded by the coding sequence ATGAGCCTGGCTCGATATGCGGATGATGGGATTTTCGCGCCCCGCAAGATCGCGGACATGCTCCGCACCTCGAGCGAGGAGATCGCCCGCACCGCCGGTCTGGGCAAGGACGCCGTGCAGCGGGCCGGCCGGCTTCGCTCCGATAAGACGCAGCGTCGCCTGCGGGAGATGGTCGAGATCCTCAACAAGGTCGAGCCGCGCTTCGGCTCGGCGCTTCTGGCCTATGCCTGGTACCGCTCGGAACCGCTCGCCGGCTTTTCTGGCTTCACCGCCATGCAGCTCGTCAAGAGCGGCCGAGCCGATGAGGTGCTCGATTATATCGACGCCGTCGACGCGGGCGTCCACGCCTGA
- a CDS encoding RES family NAD+ phosphorylase gives MAYRGKLYRALNPVYAREPLSGYGAAPYGGRFNPKGVPALYCCLSIMTAIREANQVGSLQPTTLVSYDADLERIFDTRDATALASEGMDAAALAASTWRDEMRASGEARTQSFARRLIGAGYCGLLVRSFAPGTSEDDLNLALWSWGNAPPSYLSPIDDEGRLSR, from the coding sequence ATAGCCTATAGGGGCAAGCTCTATCGCGCGCTCAATCCCGTCTATGCGCGCGAGCCGCTCTCGGGCTACGGGGCCGCGCCGTATGGCGGTCGATTCAATCCCAAAGGCGTTCCCGCGCTCTATTGCTGCCTCTCGATCATGACCGCCATTCGGGAGGCCAATCAGGTCGGCAGTCTGCAGCCCACCACGCTCGTGTCCTACGACGCCGATCTCGAACGAATATTCGATACGCGGGATGCGACGGCGCTGGCGAGCGAAGGCATGGACGCCGCCGCGCTGGCGGCCTCGACCTGGCGCGACGAGATGCGCGCGAGCGGCGAAGCGAGAACACAGAGCTTCGCCCGGCGGCTGATCGGCGCCGGCTATTGCGGGCTGCTGGTTCGCAGCTTCGCCCCGGGAACGAGCGAGGACGATCTCAACCTCGCGCTCTGGTCATGGGGAAACGCCCCTCCGTCCTATCTGTCGCCGATCGACGACGAGGGGCGACTATCGAGGTGA